ACGAGCAGAACAATTATTTAAAGAAGCTGAACAAGATGCAGTCATCAGACGAAAAGAACATGAAAAATTAGCAGAAGATAGGGAGCGAAAAGCATAAAAAGAATAACCATTACAACATAACCTATAGGTGATATTTATGGTAAGAATTGAAATTGATTATGACAAACTAGGCGATGACAAAAGCATTCTTGACGTGTGCCCAGCAGGCGTGTTTGAAGAACAAGGCGGAAAAATCGTAGTCGCGCACGCAGACCAATGCGTTGTTTGTCGGGCATGCGAAGGCGCAGCACCAGAAGGCGCAATAACTGTTATCGAAGAATAAAAACAAGTAAAAAAATTATTTTTTATTTTATTTTTTAATGTTTAAGAATTTTTAGTTCTACAGAATTGTTTTTTACCATAAGAGAAGCAGTTCCACCAATAGGAAAAGTAATCAAAGGATTTGTATGTCCAAAATCAGCATTTGCAATAATGGGAAGATTCTTTAATTCCTCTTTAGATTCAATTATATATTTCAATTTTTCAAGATTCATTTTTGAACCTTCTTGAAATCTTCCAATTACAATTCCTTTAACTTTTTCAAAGTTGGGCTGATGAATTAAAGATTGTAAATTTCTATCAAATTCAACATCAAAATCAGCTCCTGCAAAATCATCATCTTCAAGAAATAGAATTGAATTAGAAATATCAGGCATGAATTCAGTTCCTTGAAGTAAATTAAAAGTGCAAAGATTTCCACCAAAAATTGTTCCTTTTGCTTCCCCTTCATGAAGAATCCAATAACCACTATTTTTCATCAACGTCCTATTTTCTTGGTCTTTATACCAAGGATCATCAGACCAAGTTTTAGAAGGTTTTACTTCAAATTCATCTTCTTCAAGTAAGCTTTTTTTAAAATATTCAAGATTATACTCGAACTCTTTTTTCATTGCCCATGTTGAAAAGTGAAGCCCTGAATACGTCACCAAACCAGTTTTTGCAGTAATTGCATTACAGAGTGCAGTAATATCTGAAAACCCGCACAAAATCTTAGGATTTGCCTTGATTAACTCATAATCAAGATAAGATAATAATTCATTAGAGTTAAATCCGCCAATATAAGTGAAAATTGCTTTCGCATTTTTATCACCAAATGCTTCATGCAAGTCATCAACTCGAGACTTAATAGATGAAGAATTCATTAAGTCTTTTTCAAAAAGATTTTTAGAGAAAATTACAGTGAAACCTTGCGCTTCTAAATTACTTTTTGCTGCATTAACAAATTCATCTGTTGAGATTGTTGCACTGCGAGCAGGAGCAACAACGCGGATTGCATCTCCTTTTTTAAGTTTAGGTGGAATAATCATTTTAAATTATATCTCAAAAGTTTTTTCATCTCGTTTACAAACAAGAGTCTTTATTAAAAAAACTTAATGACCATTTGTAATCTCATAGTTCTTTTTTAGTTCACATCTGCTCAAGACGCTTAATTCTATCTTGAATGGGTGGATGCGTTGACCA
The window above is part of the Candidatus Woesearchaeota archaeon genome. Proteins encoded here:
- a CDS encoding ferredoxin family protein; translated protein: MVRIEIDYDKLGDDKSILDVCPAGVFEEQGGKIVVAHADQCVVCRACEGAAPEGAITVIEE
- a CDS encoding LD-carboxypeptidase; translation: MIPPKLKKGDAIRVVAPARSATISTDEFVNAAKSNLEAQGFTVIFSKNLFEKDLMNSSSIKSRVDDLHEAFGDKNAKAIFTYIGGFNSNELLSYLDYELIKANPKILCGFSDITALCNAITAKTGLVTYSGLHFSTWAMKKEFEYNLEYFKKSLLEEDEFEVKPSKTWSDDPWYKDQENRTLMKNSGYWILHEGEAKGTIFGGNLCTFNLLQGTEFMPDISNSILFLEDDDFAGADFDVEFDRNLQSLIHQPNFEKVKGIVIGRFQEGSKMNLEKLKYIIESKEELKNLPIIANADFGHTNPLITFPIGGTASLMVKNNSVELKILKH